One Luoshenia tenuis DNA window includes the following coding sequences:
- the thrC gene encoding threonine synthase, whose protein sequence is MHYQSTRQSALSVPAAQAILQGISTDGGLFVPETLPQLTQEDIAALCGMDYMGRAKRILSLFLTDYTEAEISAAVDGAYASGRFDHADVAPVTALDGALSVLELWHGPTLAFKDMALQLLPRLMPLAMEKAGDGKQVLILVATSGDTGKAALEGFRDVAGTRIAVFYPEEGVALAQKLQMVTQEGDNVHVCAVKGNFDDAQTGVKKIFADDAFNGALSQKGWALSSANSINWGRLVPQIVYYFSAYADLCRRGDITVGKKVNFVVPTGNFGNILAGYYAKHMGLPVNKLVCASNRNNVLTDFFDTGRYDRTRPFYKTMSPSMDILISSNLERLLYAICDKDEAQVSAWMAQLQGEGVYQIAPEQAQKLRQEFWAGCASEEDTAHAMAAVFQHTGYVMDTHTAVGYSVYRDYLRQTGDETHTVLVSTASPFKFSRDVMASLFGPAQAQGDELDLAQKLAQATGWRCPEQIAALREMPVRHEGSCKKEEMEQDLLRWFA, encoded by the coding sequence ATGCATTACCAAAGCACGCGCCAAAGCGCCCTTTCCGTCCCTGCGGCCCAGGCCATTTTACAGGGGATCTCTACCGATGGCGGCCTTTTTGTGCCTGAAACGCTGCCGCAGCTGACCCAGGAGGATATCGCGGCGCTGTGCGGGATGGATTATATGGGCCGGGCCAAAAGGATTTTGAGCCTGTTTTTGACGGATTATACTGAGGCTGAGATATCCGCCGCGGTAGATGGGGCGTACGCGTCCGGCAGGTTTGACCACGCGGATGTGGCGCCGGTGACGGCCCTGGACGGGGCGCTTTCCGTTTTGGAGCTGTGGCACGGACCCACGTTGGCCTTTAAGGATATGGCGCTGCAGCTGCTGCCGCGGCTGATGCCGCTGGCCATGGAAAAGGCCGGGGACGGCAAGCAGGTGCTGATCCTGGTGGCTACCTCCGGGGATACCGGCAAGGCGGCGCTGGAGGGCTTCCGCGACGTGGCGGGCACCCGCATAGCGGTGTTCTACCCTGAGGAGGGGGTGGCCCTGGCGCAAAAACTGCAAATGGTGACCCAGGAAGGGGACAACGTACATGTATGCGCCGTTAAGGGGAACTTTGACGATGCGCAGACCGGCGTTAAAAAGATCTTTGCCGATGATGCGTTTAACGGTGCGCTCTCGCAAAAAGGATGGGCACTAAGCTCCGCCAACTCCATCAACTGGGGGCGGCTGGTGCCGCAGATCGTATACTACTTCTCCGCCTATGCGGACCTGTGCCGCCGCGGGGACATCACCGTGGGCAAAAAGGTGAATTTCGTGGTGCCTACGGGCAACTTTGGCAATATCCTGGCAGGTTATTACGCCAAGCACATGGGCCTGCCGGTCAACAAACTGGTGTGCGCCTCCAACCGCAATAACGTGCTGACGGACTTTTTCGATACCGGCCGGTATGACCGGACGCGGCCTTTCTACAAGACCATGTCCCCCTCGATGGATATTTTGATCTCCAGCAACTTGGAGCGGCTGCTCTACGCCATCTGCGATAAGGATGAGGCGCAGGTCAGCGCCTGGATGGCGCAGTTGCAGGGAGAGGGCGTCTATCAGATCGCCCCGGAGCAGGCGCAAAAGCTGCGCCAGGAGTTCTGGGCCGGCTGCGCCAGCGAGGAGGATACCGCCCACGCTATGGCCGCCGTATTCCAGCATACCGGCTACGTGATGGATACCCATACGGCGGTGGGCTATTCCGTCTATCGGGATTATCTGCGCCAAACCGGGGACGAGACCCATACCGTATTGGTCTCTACGGCCAGCCCCTTCAAGTTCTCCCGGGATGTGATGGCCAGCCTCTTTGGCCCCGCGCAAGCCCAGGGGGATGAGCTGGACCTGGCACAAAAGCTGGCCCAGGCCACTGGCTGGCGCTGCCCGGAGCAGATCGCCGCGCTGCGCGAGATGCCGGTGCGCCATGAGGGCAGCTGCAAAAAAGAGGAGATGGAGCAGGATCTTCTGCGCTGGTTTGCCTAA
- a CDS encoding M20 family peptidase: MGWLILVAVILIFLAVILIRTAAFKPKAQAAAAPAPAQVDEEKAVGDLQRMIQCKTVSFREQEKEDRAEFDKFRALLRELYPRVHEAMSLERIGRSGLLYHWKGRGKGAPSVFMAHYDVVPANEAAWDKPPFAGVIEDGVLWGRGTLDTKGTLCGVMEGAETLLGQGYVPENDIYLAFAGDEEIAGPTAPAMVDELEKRGIHPALVVDEGGAVVENVFPGVNQPCALIGIGEKGMMNLRLSLEGQGGHASAPPAHTPVGVLAKAVVDIENHPFRFQLTKPAREMFDTLGRHSTFVYRMIFANLWCFKPVLNAICKKSGGELNALMRTTCAFTQMQGSPADNVIPPSASVGANMRLCGADTLDSAMDYLKGVVDNPAITFTRVHGMNPSPYSRTQGEGWEKLKKAINQTWPEALISPYLMVACSDSRHYCRISEDVYRFSAMALTKEERGMIHGNNERIPLEKIVRTAQFYVRLMGSC; the protein is encoded by the coding sequence ATGGGATGGCTGATTTTAGTGGCGGTCATTTTGATATTCCTGGCCGTGATCCTGATCCGCACGGCGGCCTTTAAGCCCAAAGCGCAGGCGGCCGCGGCGCCCGCGCCGGCACAGGTGGATGAGGAGAAAGCGGTGGGCGACCTGCAAAGGATGATCCAGTGCAAGACCGTATCTTTCCGGGAGCAGGAAAAGGAAGATAGGGCCGAATTTGACAAGTTCCGCGCGCTGCTGCGCGAGCTGTACCCCCGGGTGCATGAGGCGATGAGCCTGGAGCGCATCGGCCGCAGCGGCCTGCTCTACCACTGGAAGGGGCGGGGAAAAGGCGCGCCTTCGGTGTTTATGGCCCATTACGACGTGGTGCCCGCCAACGAGGCGGCCTGGGATAAACCGCCCTTTGCGGGCGTGATCGAGGATGGCGTGCTCTGGGGACGGGGCACGCTCGATACCAAAGGCACGCTTTGTGGCGTGATGGAGGGGGCCGAGACCCTGCTGGGCCAGGGCTATGTGCCGGAGAACGACATCTACCTGGCCTTTGCCGGGGATGAGGAGATCGCCGGGCCTACCGCGCCGGCCATGGTCGACGAGCTGGAAAAGCGGGGTATCCATCCCGCCCTTGTGGTAGACGAGGGCGGCGCGGTGGTGGAAAACGTGTTTCCGGGCGTAAATCAGCCCTGCGCATTGATCGGCATCGGGGAAAAGGGCATGATGAACCTGCGCCTGTCCTTAGAGGGGCAGGGGGGCCATGCCAGCGCGCCGCCGGCGCACACGCCCGTGGGGGTGCTGGCCAAGGCAGTGGTGGATATCGAGAATCATCCCTTCCGCTTCCAGCTGACCAAGCCCGCCCGGGAGATGTTCGATACCCTGGGGCGGCATTCCACCTTTGTTTACCGGATGATCTTTGCCAACCTGTGGTGCTTTAAACCGGTACTCAATGCCATCTGCAAAAAAAGCGGCGGCGAGCTCAACGCCCTGATGCGCACCACCTGTGCCTTTACCCAGATGCAGGGCAGCCCGGCGGATAACGTGATCCCCCCTTCCGCCAGCGTGGGGGCCAACATGCGCCTTTGCGGGGCGGATACGCTGGACAGCGCTATGGATTACCTCAAAGGCGTGGTGGATAATCCCGCCATTACCTTTACCAGGGTGCACGGGATGAACCCCTCGCCTTACAGCCGCACGCAGGGCGAGGGATGGGAGAAATTGAAAAAAGCCATCAACCAGACCTGGCCGGAGGCGCTGATCTCACCGTACCTGATGGTGGCCTGCAGCGATTCGCGGCATTATTGCCGCATCAGCGAGGATGTGTACCGCTTCAGCGCCATGGCGCTGACCAAGGAAGAGCGCGGCATGATCCACGGCAATAACGAGCGCATCCCGCTGGAGAAGATCGTGCGCACCGCCCAGTTTTACGTGCGGCTGATGGGGAGCTGCTAA
- a CDS encoding DUF5058 family protein encodes MFNPNDGFLYVIVTIVILFVIIESVFFLVKAWRRAEALKMDKKLLQNTVVSSAIFTIAPAVAILLGVIALSKALGFPLPWLRLSVIGALTYETTAAATAAAAQGVTLGNLITDPQVFAAIAWVMTLGIIPGLVLVPVFSKKIEKGLTRIKSKDQKWGDIFLTGLFLGMISAFLGVIFATIGQGLVGWIPVFVMIASAIIMLICGLLRKLFKWKWLEDYALPISMLGAMALSLPITNLVTAIAG; translated from the coding sequence ATGTTTAACCCAAACGATGGCTTTCTATATGTCATCGTAACCATCGTGATCCTGTTTGTGATCATCGAATCGGTCTTTTTCCTGGTCAAGGCCTGGCGGAGGGCCGAGGCGCTTAAGATGGACAAAAAACTGCTGCAAAACACTGTGGTATCCTCCGCGATCTTTACCATCGCCCCGGCGGTGGCGATCTTGCTGGGGGTGATCGCGCTGAGCAAGGCGCTGGGCTTTCCGCTGCCCTGGCTGCGCTTAAGCGTCATCGGCGCGCTGACCTATGAGACCACGGCCGCCGCCACGGCCGCCGCGGCGCAGGGGGTCACCCTGGGCAACCTGATCACCGATCCGCAGGTATTTGCCGCGATTGCCTGGGTGATGACGCTGGGCATCATCCCAGGGCTAGTGCTGGTGCCGGTATTCAGCAAAAAGATCGAAAAGGGGCTGACCCGCATCAAATCCAAGGATCAAAAGTGGGGAGATATCTTCCTCACCGGCCTTTTCCTGGGGATGATCTCCGCCTTTTTAGGTGTGATCTTTGCCACCATCGGTCAGGGGCTAGTGGGCTGGATACCGGTGTTTGTGATGATCGCCTCGGCCATCATCATGCTGATCTGCGGGCTTTTGCGCAAGCTGTTCAAATGGAAGTGGCTGGAGGACTACGCGCTGCCCATCAGCATGCTGGGCGCCATGGCGCTGAGCCTGCCCATCACCAATTTGGTGACGGCCATTGCCGGTTAA